A region from the Cervus elaphus chromosome 10, mCerEla1.1, whole genome shotgun sequence genome encodes:
- the LOC122701635 gene encoding ATP synthase F(0) complex subunit B1, mitochondrial-like yields the protein MVTAAMTLKDACSSRGHCGGWIAFGRYLRMLSWVVLSAAAAAAPSLRNAALLGPGALQAARILHTGQPSLAPVPPLPERGGKVGFGLIPEEFFQFLYPKTGVTGPYVLGTGLILYLLSKEIYVITPETFSAISTIVFLVYVVKKYGASVGEFADKLNEQKIAQLEEVKQASIKQIQDAIDVEKSQQALVQKRHYLFDVQRNNIAMALEVTYRERLHRAYREVKNRLDYHISAQNMMRQKEQEHMISWVEKRVVQSISAHQEKETIAKCIADLKLLTKKAQAQPVL from the coding sequence atggtgaccgcagccatgacattaaaagatgcttgttccagTCGGGGTCACTGTGGCGGGTGGATTGCTTTTGGACGCTACCTGAGAATGCTGTCCTGGGTGGTACTTTCTGCCGCCGCCGCAGCAGCCCCCTCTCTGAGGAACGCAGCCCTCCTCGGTCCAGGGGCATTGCAGGCAGCGAGGATCTTGCACACAGGGCAGCCAAGTCTTGCACCTGTACCACCTCTTCCTGAACGTGGTGGAAAAGTTGGTTTTGGGCTGATCCCTGAGGAGTTCTTCCAGTTCCTTTATCCTAAAACTGGTGTAACAGGACCCTATGTGCTTGGAACCGGGCTTATCTTATATTTACTCTCCAAAGAAATATATGTGATAACTCCAGAGACCTTTTCTGCCATATCAACAATAGTGTTCCTTGTCTACGTGGTTAAAAAATATGGTGCCTCTGTTGGGGAATTTGCTGATAAACTCAATGAGCAAAAAATTGCTCAACTGGAAGAGGTGAAACAGGCGTCCATCAAACAAATCCAGGATGCTATTGATGTGGAGAAGTCACAGCAGGCACTGGTTCAAAAACGCCATTACCTTTTTGATGTCCAAAGGAATAACATTGCTATGGCGCTGGAGGTTACTTACCGGGAACGGCTGCATAGAGCATACAGGGAGGTAAAGAATCGCCTGGACTACCACATCTCTGCGCAGAATATGATGCGTCAGAAGGAACAAGAGCACATGATAAGCTGGGTGGAGAAGCGTGTGGTGCAGAGCATCTCTGCACATCAGGAGAAGGAAACAATCGCCAAGTGCATTGCGGATCTAAAGCTGCTCACAAAGAAGGCTCAAGCTCAGCCAGTTCTGTAA